GGGTTCCGGCGGCGGCTGCACGAGTGGGCCGACGCCCACCGCGACCGCGGGTGGCCCGCGGGCACGCCCGAGTACCTGCTGGTGGGGTACTTCCGGCTGCTGCGCGAGACCGGCGAGGTGGCCCGGCTGACCCGGTGCGCGCTCGACCGGGCCCGGCACGCGCGGCTGGCCGACCTGACCGGCGGTGACAGCGCCGCGCTGACCGAGGTGGCCGCGGCGCAGGAGGTCCTGCACGGGCAGGCCGACCCGGACCTGCTCGCGGTGGTGCGGCTGGGCATCCACCGCGACGAGCTGGTCAACCGGAACGTCCTGGTGCCCGCCGGGCTGCCCGAGGCATGGGTGCGGCTCGGGCAGGTCGCGCGGGCGGAGGCGCTGGCCTGGTCGCTGCCCGACCCGGCGCAGCGGGCGCGGGCCCTGCTCGCGGTGTCGCGGGCGGTCGCCGCGACCGGGGACGCGGCACGGGCCGAGGCGATCGGACGGGTGGCCCACCCCTGGGAGAGGTCCGTCCGGCGGGTGTCGGAGGAGCCGTCGCCGGGTGGCAGGCGGACGTACAGCGGCGCCCGCCGCACGTCCCGGAGCCGCGTCGACGAGGTGCTGGAGGCACTGAAGCGGGGTGACGTCGAACTCGGGGCGCGCTTGGCGATGACCCTGCCGCGCGGTCGTCGGGAGTCGGTGGTCTGGGTGGCGCTGGTGCGGGCGTTGGCCCGGAAGGGTCGGCTCTCCCGGGCCGAGGTCGTGGCCCGGGGCATCAAGCGGTCGGTCTCGCGGGCCGAGGCGCTGACCGCGCTGGTGGTGCCGCTCGCCGACGCGGGCGACACCGCTCGGGCCGAGGCGCTGGCCACCGAGGCGGAGCGCGTGGTGCGCCTGGCCGACGTGCTCCCGGAGCCCGAGGTGGTGACCGGGGTGCTCGTCGCGGCGGCCTCGGCCGGGGACGTGGGCACCGCCGAGGCGCTGGCGCGGTCGCTCGCCGACTCGCGGCAGCGGGATCGCGCGTTGGCCGGGCTGGTCGGCGTGGTGGCGCGCGGTGGGGACGTCGGGCGGGCCGACGCGGTGGCGGCGACGGTGGAAGACCCGCACCTGCGCGCGTTGGCGGTGCTCGCGGTGGGGCGGGCGCGGGGTGACGTGGGGCGGTGCTCGGACGAGGTGCGCGCGTTGGTGGGTGCGGTGCGGCACGCGTACGAGCGCGACGAGGTTCGGGCCGCGCTGTCGGCCGCGCTGGCCGATGGCGGGGACTTCGACGGGGCGGAGCGGGTGGCGCGGGCGGTCGGCAACCCGGAGTGGCGGGGGCGTGCGCTGGTGCACCTGGCCGGTGCGGTCGCCGCGACGGGGGACCTGGACCGGGCCGACGCGGTGGCGACCGGCGATCAGGCGCTGGCGGTGGTCGCGCGGGTGGTCGGGGACCCGGTGCGGGCGCGGGCCGTGCCCGATCCGCGGTGGCGGGTGCACGCGTTGGCCGGGCTGGTCGGCGCGGTGTCCGTCGACGAGCTGGTCGCGGCCCTCGGGGAGGTCGGGTACACGGCGCAGCGGGTGCAGGCGTCGCGCGAGGTGGCGGTGGCGATCGCGGCCCGTGGCGAGGTCGAGCGGGCGGAGCGGTTCGCGCGGTCGATCGCCGTGCCGTCGTGGCGGGCGCGGGCGCTGGCCGACCTGGTGCCGGTGGTCGCCCGCACCGGGCTGGACCGGGCGCGGGCGCTGGCCGGGGCCATCGACGACCCGGGGGTGCGGGCGCGGGCCCTGGCGTCGCTCGTGCCGCTGTGCGCGGGGGTCGAGGCCGAGCGGCTGGTGGTGGCCGTGGTCGCGGAGCACGAGTGGCGGGCGGTGTTGCCGGTGCTGCCGGGGGTGCGGCCCGACATCGCGTCGGCGGTGGCCCGGGACCTCCTCGCCGTACTGCGCGAACGGGCGGTGTGAGCGAGGGCACAGCGTTTCCTGGACAGGGACTGGAACAACAAAGTTGAGCCGGTCGTTGTCAAGTTCGGAAGGCGGGGATGACCGCCAAGAGCGAGTTCCAGGAGGCGAGCGCCATGTTGATGCGCACTGACCCCTTCCGGCAGTGGGAGCGGCTGACCCAGCAGGTGTTCGGCCCCGAGGGCACGTCGTTCCGCCCTGCCGCCATGCCGATGGACGCCTACCGCGACGGTGACGAGTTCGTCGTCCGGTTCGACGTGCCGGGCGTGCGGGCCGAGGACATCGACCTCAAGGTGGAG
This portion of the Saccharothrix syringae genome encodes:
- a CDS encoding P-loop domain-containing protein, which codes for MPGDESTAGAHNEVTGSADAIVQAGSIRGGVHLTARGPLVRSAYLEQVARIAPEELRDRGAELAELASWCSGDGEPYRWLRAPAWAGKSALMSWFALHPPEGVRVVSFFVTARLSGQSDKTAFAEVVIEQLAELLREPLPPLLTDATRDAHLLGLLGRAAAACRERGERLVLLVDGLDEDRRPGGHSIAALLPRVPVAGSRVLVSGRPDPPVPADVPARHPLRDPGVVRELSRSTHAAVARADAERELAHLLRGDETGQELLGLVAAAGGGVTAADLAELSGRPVWEVEEQLGAVTGRTFSRRGRVYLMAHEQLQQDAVRMLGGARLAGFRRRLHEWADAHRDRGWPAGTPEYLLVGYFRLLRETGEVARLTRCALDRARHARLADLTGGDSAALTEVAAAQEVLHGQADPDLLAVVRLGIHRDELVNRNVLVPAGLPEAWVRLGQVARAEALAWSLPDPAQRARALLAVSRAVAATGDAARAEAIGRVAHPWERSVRRVSEEPSPGGRRTYSGARRTSRSRVDEVLEALKRGDVELGARLAMTLPRGRRESVVWVALVRALARKGRLSRAEVVARGIKRSVSRAEALTALVVPLADAGDTARAEALATEAERVVRLADVLPEPEVVTGVLVAAASAGDVGTAEALARSLADSRQRDRALAGLVGVVARGGDVGRADAVAATVEDPHLRALAVLAVGRARGDVGRCSDEVRALVGAVRHAYERDEVRAALSAALADGGDFDGAERVARAVGNPEWRGRALVHLAGAVAATGDLDRADAVATGDQALAVVARVVGDPVRARAVPDPRWRVHALAGLVGAVSVDELVAALGEVGYTAQRVQASREVAVAIAARGEVERAERFARSIAVPSWRARALADLVPVVARTGLDRARALAGAIDDPGVRARALASLVPLCAGVEAERLVVAVVAEHEWRAVLPVLPGVRPDIASAVARDLLAVLRERAV